The window AATGCCTTTACCGTTGGTGTGGATCTAGGGGCATTATATAATGCCGGAGAATATCTGAACATTGGTTTTTCAGTGAAAGACCTGTTTGCTAATTATTCGTGGAATGCTCAAAACTTATATAACCTGGATCAGGCCCGGGATGTGGTTAATAACTTCCCTACCCGAATTATATTAGGATTAGCCTACCAGAGAAAGCTTTTCACCGTATCTGCAGATTTCGAGCTGCAAAGTTATAGCTCCGAAACAGAAACTACTGAGTTTTTTATTGATAACGGGGTTCCATCCACCATCACAACTTCAGAAACCATTAACACCAGTTCTTCACAAGTTAGATTAGGCGGCTCATGGAAAGCTCACGAACGTTTTACTCTCCGAGCCGGGTGGAATCTGCCGGAAGCCACGAATATGGATAGCTGGGCCTTAAGTAGCGGTTTTTCCATTCACCTGCCATTTGACGTATTTTCCCCTTCCATCGACTATGCGTTTGTGATGGAACCGTACCGAATTTCTAACATGCATGTATTTTCCTTACGCCTGAATTTATGAAAACCGTATTCTTCAGCCTTTTTCTATTCATCAGCAGCTCCGCCCTTTTTGCTCAGGGAAGCGGCTTCGAGATGCTGAGCATTTCTCCAACTCCTTATTCTCTTTCTAAAGCTGAAGCCACCACTTCAATATCCGAAGGGGCAGCTTCTATTTTCTCAAATCCGGCTTTACTATCCCTTAATGACTATTCCTCCATAGATTTAGGATATTCTTTCTGGATCGCTAACGTGAATAACATTTTTGGTGGTGTAAACTTCAAAAACGGGCAAAGAGCAGTAGCTTTTTCTTTTTACACCTCCGGAGCTGATGATTATGAAGCCCGAAATAACCCGGGTCCACCAAACGGTGAGTTCTCTATACAATATATCTCTATCTCAGCGGCGTATGCTTATGATTTCAAATACTTTGCATTGGGAGGTGCAATTCAGTATCTGAACGAAGAGAACTTCACTTATCAGGCTAACGGTTATGCTTTTAATTTCGGAATGGCCAGTGAATTATTTAACGACAAGATTCGGTTTGGGGCATCGGTAACGAATTTGGGAGAAATGGAGAAGCTCAACATTAATTCCACCCCTCTCCCTGCGAATTTTAAAGTTGGTACTTCAGCAGATGTACTCAACTTCACCCCACCAAAAAACGATGACTTGCCGGTGTTGGTAACTGCTTACGCTGATTATGTCTATCCTCTGGTTGAAACGGATGACAAAGATTATGCCGACTATACAGTTCCGGGCTCATATTTTAATTTAGGGCTTTCATTTAACGTAGCTGACGTTTTGGAAATCAGCGGTGGATATAAAACCCAGAATAATGTTCGTCCGGTTTCATTTGGGGCTGCCTTCACAACCGACGAGATTACCTTCAATTATGCATTGGTTCCTTTCAATACCGGCTACGGAACAGTACATTCCATCGGGATTCAGTACAAATTTTAATAAGGGTATTTATGGAGGCAACTTCTCTTAAGGAGGTTTATGCATCGGTTAATAATGATGCACGCACCGTTTATGTAGTACCTCTGATCCGGTATTCGCATAAAAAGTCTGATTACTTATACCTGCTGTACAAAAACCTGATTGAGGAATCGGATTATGATATTCAATCCATAAGTGTGTTCAATCACTTTAAACTGGTTGCCGGCATTCTTTCCAACCGTCAGGCTATTCTGCATTACCACTGGCTTGAATTTCAGGATTTTAAGTCCTTGCTGGGCATGCCCTGGAAAATGTTCTGCATCTATTTATTCCATAAGCTGGGTGGCAATATTGTGTGGACATTACATAATGAGTTTCCCCATGACCAAAAATACCTGGGGTTGCACCGTTTTCTGCATAAGAAAATGGCGGCTTGGTCGGATGTGCTTCATGTCCACTGCGAAAAAGCCATGAACATCATGAGCGAACGATTGCAAGCTTCAAAAGAAAAATTTGAGTTAATTCCCCACCCCGCATTTCCGGCTGAATCTATTGACAAATCCGTTGCCCGTCAAAATCTGAATGAGCATTATGGTTGTGAATTAAAACCGGAACTCCCTGTAATACTGATGTTCGGTAACATCAGCCACTACAAGCAGATAGAGAAAGTAGCTGATTTAGTTATAGATTTTGATTTTGAGTGTAAGCTTCTGGTTGTTGGACCGGTAAAAAAGGGCAACCTGAAGTTATTTGATGAATTAAAGGATAAGCAGAAGCAGAGTGCCCAAATCCAAATCATCCCGCAGTTTATTGATGAAAGCCGGGTACCCTGGTTTTACAGTGCCGCTGATCTTTGTGCTTTTAATTACCGCGAAATCCTTTCCTCTGGCGGTTATCATATGGCTAAAGCTTATGAAAAGCAGATAATAGCCCCGGATTTAGGCTGTTTGAGTGAAGAAGGAAAAGAGGCGAACGTTGAGTTATTCACCCATCAGGATGAACTGAAACAATTGCTTAAACAGCATTTAAAGGCACGCGCTAATGGCTAAGCTGAAAGAAAAAGCGTTTTGGATAGCCATTGGTGATGTCGCCGGACGGGGACTTTCATTTCTTACCTCCATTTACCTGGCCCGTACTTTGGGATCTGAGTTCTATGGGCTTATAACCGTTGCTCTTTCAATCCTTGGCTACGCTACCTGGGTTTCTGATATGGGGCTTATCAGTATAGGAACACGGGAAACAGCCAAAGAGCCTTCAAAACGTATTTTTCGGGTTTTAGAGATATTCAGGATGAAGCTCTTTCTTGGAATCATTGTTTTGATTGCCTCAACGGTCATCGTTTCCATGATAAATACCGGGGAAATTGAGAAGCAGGTTATTTTGGGATACCTCTACTCTATCGTCCCCTATATGGCACTGATGGAGTGGTTTTATGCGGGGAAACAACAGTTTGGTAAAATCGCCCTGTCTAAAATATTGAACGGACTCATATACTTTGTACTTGTCATTTTTATGGTTCAATCGGTTGAGGATGTAACCCTCGTACCGGTGCTTTATACCGTTGGTGTGACCATTGCCGCGTTAACGCTTGGTACATTTGCCATCAAGGACAAGCCTTTTTCCCTTCCGTCACGGGGTGTTCAAATCTATCCCGACTTGCTCAAATCGAGCTCTATTTTGGGATTAGGTAAGTTCTTTGCTCAAATTGTGCATTTACTTCCCCCTATTTTAATTGGAGGGATATTAACACTTCGTGATGCCGGTTTATATGGAGCTGCCTTTCGAGTGGTAATTATTGCCATGATGATAGACCGGGTTTTTGTGAACTTACTGTTGCCAAACCTTTCATCCCTTTGGAGCAGGAATCGGGCCGAAGCCAACATCAAGATAGATACTGTGTTTCGGTTGGTGTCGGCAGGCGGAGCTCTCATAGCCCTTGTAACGGCTATTGGTGCAGAGCAAATCATTTCTATACTCTACGGTGATCAATACGCAGAGAGTGTGATTCTGCTCCAGATTCTTTCGGTGATGATTGCCGCTACGTTCGTAAATAGCCTATTCTCCTTTGGTTTGATAGCCACCAATAAAGACAAAGAATATTTTTTGGCCACTTGTTTTGGCGGAACCATTTCGGCTATCCTCATTTTCAGTTTTACCGCTCTTGGAAATTCAAAAATGGTAGCAATTTCTGTTTCAGCTGCTGAGGTGATTATTACCTTGTTTACCTACTTCTGGTTCAGGAAAGTAGTTCCTTTAAACTACCTGAAGCCTCTGCTGGTCAGTTACCCGGCAGCTGTTCTGCTATTCTGTGGTTTTATTTTCAGTCCGCTGATGCCCCTTTTGAATGCTGCCATTGCTGCGATCATCTTTATCGTTATCATCTATCAGTTTGGCATTCTGAAGCCTGATCAATTTGAATGGGCGAAGAAAAAGGTGCTGGGATGAAGCAGCGATTGTGTATAGGAATTCAGGAAAGAAATGCAGCCTGGGATGCTGCATTGAATCAGCTGGGGGTGTGGTATGAAGAAGTGAATTACAACTTAGAACTGCATCGTGAGTACAGTGTTATAATTCTCAACAAGAAGCCCGTTAAGGCTCAACAATCAGCCCTGAAATCCTTTGTAGAAAACGATGGCCGCCTGTTAGAAATTGCGGACAATCTGATCTTCCTTGAGAAAAGTCAAACCCGGTCATCCCATGAAGATACACTCATAAATGTTGATCGTGAAGGCTTTCTATCTCATATTTCTCATGTAGATGTACATACCAAAGTAAGACTTCATAAGGATGGGGAGTTACTGGAAGGTCTGGTTCATTTACCTGCAGAAGACCATTCAAATCTTGCTTTTTTGGGCGTTGATGTAGCTGAACTGTTACAAACAACCTGTTATAGGAGAAAACGATTCTTTAGCAGAAATGGAGAACATCCGGATGAAATTGTCAGCAAAGTATCCAAGCATGAGCTTGCTGAAGTGCTTAAAGCTATTTTAAAAGAACTACACTTTCGAAGATCTTTGCCTTTCATCGAAAAGTGGACTTCCCCGACAACTAAACCTGTTTTTTGTTTTCGGGTTGACTCTGACTTTGGCGATAAAGAATCCATGGATGATCTTTATGCAACGATTCGTAAACACCAAAAATCGGCAACCTGGTTTTTACATGTAGAAGCACATGAGGATTGGCTTTCTCACCTCAAGACCTATGAGAACCAGGAAATTGCTCTTCACGGCTATGAACACGGTACTTCAGATTCTTTCAAAAAGGTTAACCGGAACATTCAAACCGGCAAAGAGCATCTCGAAAAAGCTAACATTGATTTCAACGGCTTTTGTGCTCCTTATGGTATCTGGAACACGGCACTTGAAAAATCCCTGAAAAATTCCGGCTTTGAATACACCTCAGAGTTTACCTTTTGCTATGATGGATTACCCCTCCGCCCGGCTGAGGAAAAACTCCCCCTTCAAGTTCCCATTCATCCTATTTGTACGGGTAGTCTAAACCGCCGTAAATATTCCATTGAGGTTATGAAAGGGTATTTCGAGGATGTGTTATTAAATAAATTATCACGGTTTGAACCGGCTTTGTTTTATCACCACCCTTTACAGCCCGGGCTTTCTGTTATCGATCACTTGCTGGAACTCACTGATATTCACGAATTTGAAAATCTTACTTTTGGTGAGTTTGCTGCCTTTTGGAAAGAACGGGAAAGGTTCACCTTTGAAGCATATTTAGATGATGGAAAAGTAACCATTGAAAAATCTTCAAATCCTGATAAGTTGATTCAGGTATCCATGAACCATTCCGAGTTTGATCTGATATCTACAAGTGAGGATATCATCAACCTCACAAAAACAACAAAATTAAAGTTTTCGAAGCCCTATCTTCCTAAGCCTGAAGAGGTACTTGAAATGAGAAAACGGGATTTGAATCTTCTTAAAACATCACTGTTAGATTGGAAAAACCGGGGGCGATTATGAAAGTAGGTTATGTGTCTCCCATGAGTATTGCGGCCGTCAACGGCGGACTCAGAACCCAGGCTTTAATGACGACTAAGCATATAACGTCTTTTGGAGTAGAAGCGAAATTGATTTCACCGTGGGATGATATGAAAGCCATGAACCTTGACTTGGTTCATGTATTCGGGGCTTCCATTGAAAATGTGGGAATTGTAGATCAGGTGAAAGCAATGGGATTGCCCCTCGCCCTTTCTCCGGTTTTCTTTTCCAACCGGAAAGCTGCTTTTATCAAAAGAGCCCTAAAAATGGAGCGATTGAGCTCTGCTTTTGGCTCCGGAATCCGTTCAGATTTTAGCGTCAAAACCGAATTATGCAGCAAAGCAGATGTCGTTATACCAAACACCTCAGCAGAGGCTGATCTCATCCGGGATGGCTTTTCAATTCCTAATGACAAAATTCAGGTCGTTCCAAATGGAGTAGAACAAAAGTTCGCAGAGGCTCAGCCTCAGTTGTTTATTGATACCTATGGATTGAAAGACTTTGTACTGTTTGCCGGTCAGGCCGGAGCCAAAAGAAAGAATGTAATCAAGCTGCTTGAAGTAGCTTCTGACCTTGATTCTCCTGTTGTAGTCATCGGTTCTTTTTACAAGGATGAATACGGAGAAAAATGCAGAACTTTAGCAGAAGAAGCCGACAATGTGACCCTAATCGAAACTCTTGATCATGATTCTGAACTGTTTGCCTCCGCTTATGCTGCCAGCAGCGTTTTTGTGCTTCCCTCCCAGTTCGAAACACCAGGAATTGCAGCCATGGAGGCGGCTCTGGCAGGTTCCAAAATTGTTATAACCGAGAAAGGCGGCACCAAAGACTACTTTGATGGATATGCTGAGTTCATAAATCCGGATTCTTCTAAGTCACTCCTAAGCGGAATAAAAAAAGCGTTGGAAAAAGAATCCTCAGATACCCTGAAAAATCATATTTTTAAGAATTATTCCTGGCAACGGGTAGCAGAATTAACGGCTAATCAATACAAAAGAATTTTGGCATGAAGAAGATTCTCATTGCATTCGGAACCCGGCCTGAAGTCATTAAACTGGCCCCTGTGATCCTTGAACTCAGGGAGAGTTTGAACGTAACGGTTCTGCATACCGGTCAGCATAAAGAGCTTGTGGATCCCATGCTGTCCCTTTTTGACATTCAGCCGGATATCAATCTCGATATCATGAAGCCGAATCAGGATTTATTTGAGCTGACCCAATCCCTCTTACCCAAACTGAAGAAAGTAATTGAAGAGATTGAGCCAGATTTCGTGATGATTCAGGGAGACACGACGACTTCTTACCTTACCGCCTTGTCTTCATACTATCAAAAAATCCCGGTGCTGCATGTAGAGGCCGGGTTGCGCAGCCATAACCCATACTACCCTTTTCCCGAGGAAATGAACCGGAGGCAAATAACTCATCTGACTCACATCCATTTTGCCCCCACGGAACTAAATAAGAAAAATTTACTAAAGGAAGGCATTACTGAGGAAGCGATTTCAGTAACCGGGAATACGGTAATTGATGCATTGAACAGCATTACCAAATCAAAAGCATTCGACCATTCTGCACCCGACATCCTTTATGATGTGGATGATAACCAAAAACTGCTGGTGCTGACGGCTCACCGAAGAGAGAATCATGGTAAGCCATTGGTAAATGTTTTCACGGCCGTAAAACAGCTTTTAGCTTCAAATGACGACCTGATTGTTATTTTTCCGGCTCACCCCAACCCCAATGTGCTGGCTGCGATCGAACAAGTTGAAATCAAAGACGAGCGATTTAAACGCACCTCTCCATTTGATTACCTCACCTTTTTGCATGTGCTCCGCCGGGCAGATTTGATACTGACCGATTCCGGTGGAATTCAGGAAGAAGCCTCTGCCCTTGGAAAACCGGTGTTAGTGCTCCGAAATGAAACAGAAAGACAGGAGCTGATTGAATCCGGTTTAGGAAAACTGGTAGGCACTGATCAGAAAACCATTATCAGTGAAGCCAATGCATGGCTTCAATCAGATAATTATCCGAATGCTTCTTCTGTATTCGGCAAGGGTAATGCAGCAGCTATCATCAAAGAAGTGATTGAAAATCAGCTGTAATCCTGAAATTCATCAACTCCGGCCGGACCATAATCATCGGTAAAAAATTGAATAGCCCCAACGATGATTCCCTTCAGCATAAACAATGTGAAGACGGCCATGAGCCCGTACTCTTTGAAGGCCAGAATTAGTACCAGGTAAACAAGGAATAGTACAAATTTACCCTTCTGCTCTTTAATGGTTTGACGGTCGAACCGGGGAATTTTATCAAAAGGAAGTGTACTAACCATCAAAAAGGATATAACCACTATAAAAGGGATCAGAACCGAATTCACACCATTCTCAAGAAAGGAAAACAATTCCATAGAGTCTCTGAAGGTCAGGAAGAAAGCACCAAGGATAATGGCCTGGGCCGGGATGGGTAATCCTACAAAAAAATCAGGCCGTGGGTGGAGTCGTGCATTTACGTTAAAACGAGCCAAACGAACCGCTCCACAAAGTGGCGGCAACGCGCTTACCATAATTCCCACAAAACCCAGTTCGTGTAAACTCCAGCTGTAAATTAAAAAGCCCGGAGCCACTCCGAATGAAACCATATCACTGATGGAATCCAGTTCAATTCCAAAATCGCTGGTGGCGTTGGCAAGTCGTGCCATCAATCCGTCAAAAACATCAAATAAACCGGCAAGGGCGATTAGCCACGCTCCCCGTATAAAATCCCCGTCCGAAATTGAAATAATTGCCAGGAATCCACTGAAAAGATTCATCAGCGTAAAGAAACTGGGAACAGCGATCTTCTTATTCACCGGCGGCTTTTGCTCTTTTCTCCGCTGTCGGCGCTGCTTGAAAGAATGATATTTTTTCTGAATTGGATATTTCATTCGTTAATAACTCCAATAATAGATTCTCCCGCTTTGGTAGTATCACCCGATTTCACTTTTACCTCTACATTGCCGGGTACAACCACATCCATTCGCGAGCCGAATTTCATAATACCAAATCGCTCTCCGGCTTTTAACTCGTCCCCTTCCTTAATGTTATACACAATTCTTCGGGCTAAAAATCCGGTGATCTGCCGGAAAAAGATTTTGGTATTGGAAGGATGAAGAACGCCAAAATCGGCCCTCTCATTAAGTTCAGAAGCATGTTCGGTCCAGGCCATCAGGTATTCTCCGGGATGATACTTGACGTACTCCAACGAGCCGGAAACAGGATTTCGGTTTACATGCACATTCAACGGGGAAAGAAAAATACTGATCTGTGTAGCTTTATTCTTCAGGTACACGTCTTCATTCACTTCTTTTACAAACACCACCTTTCCATCGGCCGGTGAAATAATCAGGTTTTCATCTTCAGGAATATTACGGTCAGGATCCCGGAAGAAAAATACGGTAAGTGCACTCAAAGTCCCCATTCCTGCATAAATTACATAGGCAAACCAGTGGTTCAGAAAATAGTAAGCGAATCCACATACCAATATGGAAACGGTTAGTACGAGTGCAATTGTGGGGTATCCTTCCTTAGATAACATAATTAAAGTCCGAAGTATCTGAATGCATCATTAAACATTACAAAAATGAATAATCCAATCATCAGGAAAAAGCCAATTTGTTGAGCGATCATGCGAACTTTTTCAGAAGGCTCACGACGAGTTATGCCTTCGTAAAGCAGGAACACAAGGTGCCCCCCATCCAAAGCCGGAATCGGCAGAATATTCAGGATTGCTAGCGTGATACTCAGTAGCGCCGTAATGTTCCAGAAGCCAATCCACCCCGCCTGATCAGTTGCTTCACGGGTAATGCTGGCTATGGCAATCGGCCCGCCCAGATTTTGGGTTACCGAAATGTCTCCGGTTATCATCCGGGTAAAACCCTGTACAATGCCTACCGTTTGTTCTACGGTTTGATTATATCCTTCACCCACAGATTCCCAAAGTCCATATTCGATACGCATCAAGCCCAAGGTTTGGATTTGGGGAGAAGCAATCCCGATGGTTTTAGTATCCGGGTCAGGAGTAATTGACGCATAGAAAACAGAATCCTCCCGCTGCACTCCAAAAGTAACCGCTGAGTCTGCATTCTGGATAATCTCTACCAATTGAACCCAGTATTTGACGGTATCGCCATTTGCTGAAACGATACGATCACCGGCTTGTAATCCGGCTTCGGCAGCGGGTCTTCCGGCAGGAACCGATGAAATTTTACTTGGGAAAGAATAGGTCGGATCCAAAAAACCACGTGTTTGCAGGCTATCCAGGAAATTTGGAGAAACAGGAACCGAGATTTGCTGTCCGTCTCTCATCACCATGTACGTCAGATTATTTGAAGTGAGTTCAGAAGCGGAAACCAGTTCATTGAAATAAGCAACTCGTTGCCCGTTCACGCCTACAATTTTGTCTCCGGTTTCGAAGCCTATTTCATGCAAAATAGAGGTTTCAGGAACATAAATTCCCTCGGTATCATCAATGGGCAGAACGGCCTTACCCTGGCTGTAGGTCAACCCAAAGTAGATAAAGAATGCCAAAATCATGTTAAAGATAACCCCGGCCGTAATGGTAACAATACGCTGCCAAACCGGTTTACTTCGGTATTCCCAGGCCTCGGGTTCTTTTTCCAGATGATCGGTATCCATGCTTTCATCAATCATACCGGATATTTTCACATATCCGCCAAGCGGTGTTGC of the Gracilimonas sediminicola genome contains:
- a CDS encoding OmpP1/FadL family transporter, yielding MLNRFTHINRTLFPVFLLLFGLISPSLLAQNGGFAGASYRIGYSARGMAMSNAMSAVTSEGAFAYYNPAQAALALDTRQTDLTVGALKFDRVFQSSGIHLKLPPSAGISFNVMRAGVKDIDGRTVSGYPTGLFTVNEYQLTSNFGIRLSEKFNAGVGLKFSMADYHSELDNAFTVGVDLGALYNAGEYLNIGFSVKDLFANYSWNAQNLYNLDQARDVVNNFPTRIILGLAYQRKLFTVSADFELQSYSSETETTEFFIDNGVPSTITTSETINTSSSQVRLGGSWKAHERFTLRAGWNLPEATNMDSWALSSGFSIHLPFDVFSPSIDYAFVMEPYRISNMHVFSLRLNL
- a CDS encoding PorV/PorQ family protein, whose translation is MKTVFFSLFLFISSSALFAQGSGFEMLSISPTPYSLSKAEATTSISEGAASIFSNPALLSLNDYSSIDLGYSFWIANVNNIFGGVNFKNGQRAVAFSFYTSGADDYEARNNPGPPNGEFSIQYISISAAYAYDFKYFALGGAIQYLNEENFTYQANGYAFNFGMASELFNDKIRFGASVTNLGEMEKLNINSTPLPANFKVGTSADVLNFTPPKNDDLPVLVTAYADYVYPLVETDDKDYADYTVPGSYFNLGLSFNVADVLEISGGYKTQNNVRPVSFGAAFTTDEITFNYALVPFNTGYGTVHSIGIQYKF
- a CDS encoding glycosyltransferase, producing MEATSLKEVYASVNNDARTVYVVPLIRYSHKKSDYLYLLYKNLIEESDYDIQSISVFNHFKLVAGILSNRQAILHYHWLEFQDFKSLLGMPWKMFCIYLFHKLGGNIVWTLHNEFPHDQKYLGLHRFLHKKMAAWSDVLHVHCEKAMNIMSERLQASKEKFELIPHPAFPAESIDKSVARQNLNEHYGCELKPELPVILMFGNISHYKQIEKVADLVIDFDFECKLLVVGPVKKGNLKLFDELKDKQKQSAQIQIIPQFIDESRVPWFYSAADLCAFNYREILSSGGYHMAKAYEKQIIAPDLGCLSEEGKEANVELFTHQDELKQLLKQHLKARANG
- a CDS encoding oligosaccharide flippase family protein yields the protein MAKLKEKAFWIAIGDVAGRGLSFLTSIYLARTLGSEFYGLITVALSILGYATWVSDMGLISIGTRETAKEPSKRIFRVLEIFRMKLFLGIIVLIASTVIVSMINTGEIEKQVILGYLYSIVPYMALMEWFYAGKQQFGKIALSKILNGLIYFVLVIFMVQSVEDVTLVPVLYTVGVTIAALTLGTFAIKDKPFSLPSRGVQIYPDLLKSSSILGLGKFFAQIVHLLPPILIGGILTLRDAGLYGAAFRVVIIAMMIDRVFVNLLLPNLSSLWSRNRAEANIKIDTVFRLVSAGGALIALVTAIGAEQIISILYGDQYAESVILLQILSVMIAATFVNSLFSFGLIATNKDKEYFLATCFGGTISAILIFSFTALGNSKMVAISVSAAEVIITLFTYFWFRKVVPLNYLKPLLVSYPAAVLLFCGFIFSPLMPLLNAAIAAIIFIVIIYQFGILKPDQFEWAKKKVLG
- a CDS encoding polysaccharide deacetylase family protein translates to MGEEKGAGMKQRLCIGIQERNAAWDAALNQLGVWYEEVNYNLELHREYSVIILNKKPVKAQQSALKSFVENDGRLLEIADNLIFLEKSQTRSSHEDTLINVDREGFLSHISHVDVHTKVRLHKDGELLEGLVHLPAEDHSNLAFLGVDVAELLQTTCYRRKRFFSRNGEHPDEIVSKVSKHELAEVLKAILKELHFRRSLPFIEKWTSPTTKPVFCFRVDSDFGDKESMDDLYATIRKHQKSATWFLHVEAHEDWLSHLKTYENQEIALHGYEHGTSDSFKKVNRNIQTGKEHLEKANIDFNGFCAPYGIWNTALEKSLKNSGFEYTSEFTFCYDGLPLRPAEEKLPLQVPIHPICTGSLNRRKYSIEVMKGYFEDVLLNKLSRFEPALFYHHPLQPGLSVIDHLLELTDIHEFENLTFGEFAAFWKERERFTFEAYLDDGKVTIEKSSNPDKLIQVSMNHSEFDLISTSEDIINLTKTTKLKFSKPYLPKPEEVLEMRKRDLNLLKTSLLDWKNRGRL
- a CDS encoding glycosyltransferase family 4 protein codes for the protein MKVGYVSPMSIAAVNGGLRTQALMTTKHITSFGVEAKLISPWDDMKAMNLDLVHVFGASIENVGIVDQVKAMGLPLALSPVFFSNRKAAFIKRALKMERLSSAFGSGIRSDFSVKTELCSKADVVIPNTSAEADLIRDGFSIPNDKIQVVPNGVEQKFAEAQPQLFIDTYGLKDFVLFAGQAGAKRKNVIKLLEVASDLDSPVVVIGSFYKDEYGEKCRTLAEEADNVTLIETLDHDSELFASAYAASSVFVLPSQFETPGIAAMEAALAGSKIVITEKGGTKDYFDGYAEFINPDSSKSLLSGIKKALEKESSDTLKNHIFKNYSWQRVAELTANQYKRILA
- the wecB gene encoding non-hydrolyzing UDP-N-acetylglucosamine 2-epimerase, giving the protein MKKILIAFGTRPEVIKLAPVILELRESLNVTVLHTGQHKELVDPMLSLFDIQPDINLDIMKPNQDLFELTQSLLPKLKKVIEEIEPDFVMIQGDTTTSYLTALSSYYQKIPVLHVEAGLRSHNPYYPFPEEMNRRQITHLTHIHFAPTELNKKNLLKEGITEEAISVTGNTVIDALNSITKSKAFDHSAPDILYDVDDNQKLLVLTAHRRENHGKPLVNVFTAVKQLLASNDDLIVIFPAHPNPNVLAAIEQVEIKDERFKRTSPFDYLTFLHVLRRADLILTDSGGIQEEASALGKPVLVLRNETERQELIESGLGKLVGTDQKTIISEANAWLQSDNYPNASSVFGKGNAAAIIKEVIENQL
- the pssA gene encoding CDP-diacylglycerol--serine O-phosphatidyltransferase, whose product is MKYPIQKKYHSFKQRRQRRKEQKPPVNKKIAVPSFFTLMNLFSGFLAIISISDGDFIRGAWLIALAGLFDVFDGLMARLANATSDFGIELDSISDMVSFGVAPGFLIYSWSLHELGFVGIMVSALPPLCGAVRLARFNVNARLHPRPDFFVGLPIPAQAIILGAFFLTFRDSMELFSFLENGVNSVLIPFIVVISFLMVSTLPFDKIPRFDRQTIKEQKGKFVLFLVYLVLILAFKEYGLMAVFTLFMLKGIIVGAIQFFTDDYGPAGVDEFQDYS
- a CDS encoding phosphatidylserine decarboxylase family protein, giving the protein MLSKEGYPTIALVLTVSILVCGFAYYFLNHWFAYVIYAGMGTLSALTVFFFRDPDRNIPEDENLIISPADGKVVFVKEVNEDVYLKNKATQISIFLSPLNVHVNRNPVSGSLEYVKYHPGEYLMAWTEHASELNERADFGVLHPSNTKIFFRQITGFLARRIVYNIKEGDELKAGERFGIMKFGSRMDVVVPGNVEVKVKSGDTTKAGESIIGVINE
- the rseP gene encoding RIP metalloprotease RseP, translating into MDWFLSLLNTLLIFGGALMILVFIHELGHFLAAKFFGMRVERFSIGFPPRVWGFQKGDTDYCIGATPLGGYVKISGMIDESMDTDHLEKEPEAWEYRSKPVWQRIVTITAGVIFNMILAFFIYFGLTYSQGKAVLPIDDTEGIYVPETSILHEIGFETGDKIVGVNGQRVAYFNELVSASELTSNNLTYMVMRDGQQISVPVSPNFLDSLQTRGFLDPTYSFPSKISSVPAGRPAAEAGLQAGDRIVSANGDTVKYWVQLVEIIQNADSAVTFGVQREDSVFYASITPDPDTKTIGIASPQIQTLGLMRIEYGLWESVGEGYNQTVEQTVGIVQGFTRMITGDISVTQNLGGPIAIASITREATDQAGWIGFWNITALLSITLAILNILPIPALDGGHLVFLLYEGITRREPSEKVRMIAQQIGFFLMIGLFIFVMFNDAFRYFGL